TGTACTGAATgtacacttgtagtgtacttcagaATTATATGATCTTTAACTtcaacatgttattttaatttgcgaatagtaatatactgtacattttgaACACGTTTAATAATTAAGTGCATTCAGCAGCATagtagtttttgctgtggtgtTGAAATTGATATTGAGGATCATATTCATATGACAGCTGCATCTTGTGATTGCGTGATGCCCCTCTAAAACGGTGCTTGTACTAGGACAAATTCTTGGAAAGCAAGGAAATGTACCAGTTAAAAGGAAGCACTATGTGCCCCGGGAGCTGCAAAAGAAAGTGTGCAGTTGTACGCCCTTTCTGTTTAACTCAGGGCACTTCCGCTAACAGGAAGTCACTACATCACAGCTCCACAGTTTCCTGATAGGAAGGGTGAGATTGCTTGTTCTAGCATGTGTGTACGTTTAGTCTGCCTTATTACATACCCTCTTGTCCTTGAATGTAGCGCATGTGctaaaccagtggttctcaactccagtcctcgagacccactgctctgcacattttgtatgtctctcttatctgacacactcagttcagttcatggaGCTCTCTCCTTgagagctgatgatctgaatcaggtgcgTTAAataagggagacatacaaaatgttcaGAGaggtgggtcccgaggactggagttgagaaccactgtgcTAAACCATTCTCTTGTGCCGTCTATCTGTTTGGATGTTTTGGATTGCGTTCACAGATAGAGTTTATTGTGTCTAAAGTTATCTCATGAGATATTTttgtcttcttcttcttttagatccGCCTCATTTCGTCAGTGTTTCTTGCCATATGCCGAATCATATGAAAATCTACTGCTCCTGGGTACAAACTAAGACAACAGATCTGCCCACAATGTACAGAACCTCCTACAGGTGCAGTCTCCTCTTGTTttgtataaaattatatatatatatatataatatcagaaatgtttcttcagcatcaaatcagcatattagaataatttctgaagcatcatgtgacactgaagactggagtaatgatgctgaaaattcagctttggatcacaggaataaattacattttaaaatatattcacataaaaacacttattttaagttgtaataatatttcataatattactgttgttactgtatttttcatcaaataaattcagccttttGAGATTCACTTCCTTTACTGTTACTTCTGCTGTTTTATACAGTGTTAAAGGCAAATTCGAACCCTGCGAGCAGGAGCATATTGGCATGAATGAGTGCACGATTACTAACCCACCGTTCTGGAGTTCCTCGAAGGTCCTTGTAAACATCACAGAAATCAACCCCCTGGGATCCAACTCCACCATTATCCAAATAGATACTCATGAACTCTGTAAGTCTATATGCCTTCATATTCTTATAATATTCATATATCTTCTCCCCAACCTCAACGAGTAATCAGTAGAGTTGAGAAACTTTCTTAAAGGTTCCTTCAGGTCTTTTAGTGTAGCACTTGGTTTCATAACCccccaaccccccccccccccccccccttttttttttttctgctctaCATAATAAGATTTCATATCTTTTATTATATGGTTTCAGTAAAACCTGATCCTCCGGAGGATGTTCAAGTTCTTCACGTGGAAGGTCAGCCCACACAGTTATTGGTCAAATGGAATTGGCCTTCATCCTGGGCGGCTGAAATCATGCACGCTTTTCCCTTAACATTCTTACTGCGCTACCGGCCGATTGGCTCCAACTACTGGTCAATGGTAAGAATCGTGTACAGTACAAACAATGAACGTCAATGGTTAGATATTATTGGTTGACAATCATATAATGTTCTGAGGTTAGTAAAGTGTGTAGggagaaatataataataataataataataaatgttgtaataatgtaacaatgaatgaataaattatcatAAGCATGAACACCTGAAACACCATTTACactgttttttctctcttttcacaCAACCTAAGTTAAAAGAATAATTAAAATCTGAATAATACATAATCAgatattatttactcactctcatgttgttcaaaaagaacacacacacacacacacacacacacacacacacacacacacacacacagagccctCATATCTCAGAGCCCCACAGACATAGGCTGATCTTATCTGCTTTCACCAGGCAGCTTGGCCTTTCATCAGACAACCAGATGTTGGCTGTCTTCAGAtccctatgtgtgtgtgtgtgtgtgtgtgtgtgtgtgtccttgtggggacattttctggtccccaagaggaaaacagcttataaatcatagtgttttttttttgttttgtttttattgaaaatgtaaaaatgcagaatgttttctgtgatgggtaggtttgagagtttgtacagtataaaagtCATTATGTCTATAGAacgtccccataaaacatgaaaattgcTGTTGCATTGCGTTCCAAAATTCCTAAAAGTTTCTAAAAACCATTAAGTCTATGAAATACCccaataaaacatggaaacccagtgtgtgtgtgtgtgtgtgtgtgtgtgtgtgtgtgtgtgtgtgtgtgtgaaaaattCATTCAAGGaaacattaatttgatcaaaagtgatagtaaagacatgttacaaaagatttctatttcaaataaatgctgttccttcgagctttctattcatcaaagaatcctgaaaaaatgtgtcatggcttccataaaaacattaatcaccACAACTGttctcaacattgataataataataaatgtttcttaaggcagcaaatcggcatattaaaatgatttctgaaggatcatgtgacactgaagactggagtaatgatgctaaaaaattcagctttgatcacaggaataaattacattttaacatatattttaaacattaaaaacatttaaacattaaaaaatcttaccgaccccaacatttggaacagtagtgtatatacacATTTTTGTCACAAATTATCATCATAACAGCTTGAGCGGAATCAGTCTGTCTGTATCAGTCTGGACAGTGTTATCCATCCTTTGTTAAATGGATGTATGTATTGATCATTCCTCAGCTGGAGACTGAGAACACAAGTCTAAAGATCATGGACGCTCTGGTGGGTCACCTGCATCAGATCCAGATCAGAGCTCAGGATGCCCTGATCAACCACAGCCAGTGGAGTGAATGGAGTCATGTGGTGGATGCCCGCCCGTGGATTGGTCAGAGTTAGTCAACActcacacgcgcacacacacacacacacacaaaagacacCTCACACATAAACACTCAATAACAAATGTAACCAAtgcaatttaaaaatacaatccTTACAGTTAATGTtacagttaaaggtgcagtaagggatttttgaaaaatgctgttgaaagtggatcggacTGAGCACCAAAATATAcgtgtagccaatcagcagtaaggggcgtatacactcatgatgggggaggagagagatcAGTACATGAGGCAGACATTAACAGAATGACTATAGAAAGAGAGAGGGCAGAGAAAATACAAAAGAGGACCTTAAAGCCTTAAAAATAAGGGTTACGAACAGGCAAGAGGTTAATAtcattaaagtgatagttcacccaaaaatgaaaatttgatgtttatctgcttacccccagagcatccaagatataggtgactttgtttcttcagtagaacacaaatgatgattttgaaCTCCAaacgttgccgtctgtcagtggtataatgagtgtcaatgggaattccatctataagagtcaaaaaaacatgtacagacaaatccaaattaaaccctgcggctcgtgacgacacattgatcacacaaaccgatcgtttcgtgtcttaggacatcaatgtgtcgtcagggtttaatttggatttgtctgtacatgtttttttgactcttataaatggAGTTTCCATTGACActcattatacggctgacagacggcaacggctggagttaaaaatcatcatttgtgttctactgaagaaacaaagtcacctacatcttggatgccctaggggtaagcagataacatcaaatttttatttttgggtgaactatccctttaatatcatAGAAACTTTCCAGCCCTGGAGAGACCTTAAGGAGCGAAAAAGCCTAAAAACAGACACAGAGGttactttatttctttttgatATGTAAGTAATGTTGGTTTTGCTGTGTTTCACGGAACTAAAATATGCTGTCTTTTGCTTAAATATACTTATGTGTCATCTTCCCTTGTTTGttcatttgtattattattattattattataagctTGGAACATTTAAACCTCATCCACCGCCCATTTCAAGCATTGGATGTGTGTCCAAAAAGTGAGATAATATACTCCTAATatatctttttcttttgtttcccCTTTTAGTAATCGTTATAACTCCTTAATCTTGTCAAATTTGTAATATATCAGTTACTTAGACTATCATGTTATGTAGGGAGAGGTTCATGAAAACTGTGTTTGTTATTTGGGGGGGATGGAAGGGATGACTTTGCCATCGAAGGAGTAGTGAAGCTAAATAACAATTAGACATTCGACCTGAATTGTTATAGTAACAAATTGCTTTCACTTATTGATGACGTTATACCCTCGGCTGGTATGCACAGCAGATTCCTCCATAGTCGTTGCCTGTGTTGCATAGCGTCTACGTAGATGTAGGGGCAGAGGCACCAAGATAGGTGTGTGATCCTTTTGGGTATAGGGGCGTGTTTGTTTTGGTAATTTTAAATATCAACAGCGTTTtccagaaatcgcttactgcacctttaatatgcaGCAATGCCTGGTTTGACATGAAcagaaatggaaaaaatacatttttaaaacaatagttATATTTATGTGTGTAGAGATCTTAGAATTCAGTTTGTACTATAACAATAATGCATGCGGATCATATTAGTTGAAATACTATATGgaatattttggtaacactttacaacaaggtcctattagttaatgcattaactaacattgaTTAACAATAATCAATAAATTAATCTTGGTTAATGTTAgtcaataaaaatacaactattctttgttagttcatgttagttaaggtctgttaaattatataaattgaaCACAATCggtgatattttaataaatatcctgacgcatccgagctttataatggcagtaagcaacgagtatgagctaaagaaagtgcctccatctaCATCCATctataatataaacatattccacatgtctccggggggttaataaaggccttctgaagcgaagcgatgcatttgtgtaaaaaaaaaaaaaaaatccatatttaacaagttaagtAAAATGTCTAGCTTCCGCTAGACCACCTTCCATGTtctacttacgaagaaagtgcaacactctcgcggttcaaaacgcttacgctacgtccAACGCCTTCCCTAATCAACTTgcagaaaaagcttaactgttttttttcctaagttgaatacagaaggtggtctggcagaagctaaatattttgttaaaGCTAAATatacttgttaaatatgtttgGGTTTTttgtacacaaacacatcgcttcgcttcagaaggcctttattaaccccccagagccgtgtggagtacacgttttGATGGATTGATGTGGATGGAAgtactttcttcagctcatactcattggtcccgtataaagcttggatgtgtcaggatatttattaatatttctctgattgtgttcatcagaaagaagaaagtcatatacacctaggatggcttgagggtgagtaaagcttggggtaattttcatttgaaagtaaactaatcctttaaccttttgttaatgttagttaaaaaatattcatgttagttcagaaagcattaactaatgttaacaaatacaacatttgatcttaataatgtattagtaaatattgagattaacattaactTAGATAAacaaatgctgtagaagtattgttagttttgggttagttcacctaaaaatgaaatttatgtcatttattacttaccctcatgtcgttccacacccataagacctttgttaatcttcagaacacaaattaagatattttagttgaaatccgatggctccgtgaggcctccatagggagcaatgacacttcctctctcaagatccataaaggtactaaaaacatatttaaatcggttcatgtgaatacagtggttcaatattaatattataaagcgacgagaatatttttggtgcgccaaaaaaacaaaataacgacttctttagtgatggccgatttcaaaacactgcttcaggaagattcggagcacaaatgaatcagtgtatcgaatcatgattcagatcacgtgtcaaactgccaacagctgaaatcatgtgactttggcgctccgaacaccagattcgatacactgattcatttgtgctccaaatcttccttattataaagtgttactacttttgattttaataatatgttttagtaaatgttgaaattgatattaactaaaattaatcAGTGCTTTAGAAGTatgttttcattgttagttcaggttaactaatggaaccttattgtaaagtattactaatatttctctattttttttttttgtcacaccGTAAGTTTTAAACAGATGCTGCTTTTAATTCACTGCTTTTAATGCTCAATGTTTAATGCTAAATGCATATGTATGAATCAAAACCACTGTTTTTCTTGGAGAAGTGTTTCATGTACTATATATTACCCATCATATATCAAATCTTTCAGATAACTAATGTAATAATAGTGTAAATCAAATTGCACAGCTATCATGATTCTTCAGGATATTGGACTGTTCTAAGGAAGAtatctgatcaatttaataaagGAAGATAATTATATTTAGATGCTGGCAACTCATGTTCAACAGATTACTTTCTGTCTTGTGGTTTGCTGTGTAGAACACACTACACTAGTGCACTACAGTGGAGCTGTCTATCTATGTCAACCTTACTAAAAAAAGTAGCAACAGAATATTGTTTTATCCTTGCTGGTTTTCAGACAGTAAACATGCATGCTGTCCACTGTATGAATGCAAATTAAATGATGAGCTTTGGATCATCAAGTGGAAATCTGTTGAGGAAAACTTATTTTGACATGACTTTTGAGGGGAGTTGGTCATGAATAATTCAGAAgtagtataaatatatataattatatttgttttgcAATTTTAGAGCCTTGGGAAGAGCCAACAGAATCAATTATTTGTTGCTTTCCAAGTTTCGATACGCCATTTCCAGTGAGGACAACAGACAAATCCCCAGGTATTTGCTTGAGTTTCATACTCcattagtatttatttatttatttaaaattacattgtgCAACAAGTGATCTTTTTACTCATAGTTACTGAGAAGTCTTGGCAGTGAATGTTAAATGCAGTCACAGATTAAACACAaagtataaaatgtatttgagaTTTtagccagattttttttttcacccccTAAATATTATCCAGATGGTTTGGGCTTGTTTGTAGTGGGTGGAGTTTTCCCCATCATCTGGCTTTGACCAATCAAAGCGTACCATCCTTCCCTAATGCAGTCATGTGGCAGACACCAACATGACTCATTCTGCTCTTCATTAGCTAACTGTTTCCAGGCCATTTATTTATAACTACTCATCTAGCATGTGTACATGCTGTACAATTGCAAGAGCTCAAGGATGGAATgaagtaaatatatttgactCAAACATTTTTTGATAAATGTGTCAAAATAAATCATGTAGTGACCAAAGAAATTTAAACtaattataacattttttgAGCTTTTCAAAGTAGCCACACTTTGCCTAGAATAACTGGAGCATAAAAGCTTTTGTTCACACAggaaagtattcatttcttgaGCGCTatatgcttaaagggatagttcacccaaaaattaaaatttgatgtttatctgcttaccctcagggcatccaagatgtagatgactttgtttcttcagtagaacacaaccGTATAATgagtgtcaatgggaactcgatctataagagtcaaaaaaacacacacagacaaatccaaattaaaccctgcggaaacgaaacgatcagtttgtgcgagaaactgaacagtatttatatcattttttacctctaaaacaccactatgtccaactgcattcagcatccggttagtgaggtcaaaaaaacGGAAATGATGTGtcgcgctttgcttcaatgagtccgagacatcacttccgttgtcagagcgcgatcagacctcactaaccggatgtggagggcagttggacatagtggtgttttagaggtaaaaaatgatttaaatactgttcggtttctcgcacaaaccgatcgtttcgtgtcttaggacaccaatgtgtcgtcacgagccgcagggtttaatttggatttgtctgtgcatgtgttttttcgactcttatagatggagttcctattgacatgcattatacggctgacagacagcaacggttggagttaaaaatcatcatttgtgttctactgaagaaacaaagtcacctacatcttggatgccctgggggtaagcagataaacatcaaattttcatttttgggtgaactatccctaagATGAAAATATACTGTAATAATGTAGTTTATGCTTTTAGACATAGAAATTTCGaggcaaataaaataaaataacttgtTTAACAAAAACAAggaaattattattgttgttattattattattattattattattattatttttactaagTTTTTATGTTATtagttttataaatgttatcCATAGtaatacttaaaataaaatgtgtgtgtgtatatatatatatatatatatatatatatatatatatatatatatatatatatatatatatatatatatatatatatatatattaaaaatattgtgtttgttgtttatttttgtgtgtttgttttgtttattttttcttgttttgtgtgtttgttgttggttttgttgttttttgttttgttttttcttgttttgtgtgtttgttttgtgttttgttgtttttgtgtgatgtattttttgtttgtgtttattttttgtgttgtggtttgtgttttgttgtgttttgttttgtttcattttgttttgtttcgttttttgCCTTAGATTCATCATTACATCAAAACGGAAGCCTCGGACTGTTGGTTTTGTTGGGGCTGTTTGCAGCGGTCATGGTGGCTGTGTTATTAACTATCATCGTGCTTCTATGGTGAAAATTGTGCTACATTTATCTATATTTCATAACTAAATATATACAAATCAGTTGCAACAATATGCAAGAGATATATTAATTGTTCGTTTTATAGGGTGAGGCAAAGGAAACAAGACAATGTGAAGAAACAGGAACTGACTTCCATGGTGAAGATGAAGTCCATACCGATCTAAAGTAAGCTGGTGT
This genomic stretch from Megalobrama amblycephala isolate DHTTF-2021 linkage group LG2, ASM1881202v1, whole genome shotgun sequence harbors:
- the il11ra gene encoding interleukin-11 receptor subunit alpha isoform X2; the encoded protein is MPGFVSCLGDLIVTGIIILFSDHVKSEIWTNEVSDVQFGGLGSRVTLTCGGSHGGSLVEWRFNGSSVPPWQTHEGSLTLLNTTHSMEGNYSCHDERGTLLQSIKLRLGHPPHFVSVSCHMPNHMKIYCSWVQTKTTDLPTMYRTSYSVKGKFEPCEQEHIGMNECTITNPPFWSSSKVLVNITEINPLGSNSTIIQIDTHELLKPDPPEDVQVLHVEGQPTQLLVKWNWPSSWAAEIMHAFPLTFLLRYRPIGSNYWSMLETENTSLKIMDALVGHLHQIQIRAQDALINHSQWSEWSHVVDARPWIEPWEEPTESIICCFPSFDTPFPVRTTDKSPDSSLHQNGSLGLLVLLGLFAAVMVAVLLTIIVLLWVRQRKQDNVKKQELTSMVKMKSIPI
- the il11ra gene encoding interleukin-11 receptor subunit alpha isoform X1, translating into MPGFVSCLGDLIVTGIIILFSDHVKSEIWTNEVSDVQFGGLGSRVTLTCGGSHGGSLVEWRFNGSSVPPWQTHEGSLTLLNTTHSMEGNYSCHDERGTLLQSIKLRLGHPPHFVSVSCHMPNHMKIYCSWVQTKTTDLPTMYRTSYSVKGKFEPCEQEHIGMNECTITNPPFWSSSKVLVNITEINPLGSNSTIIQIDTHELLKPDPPEDVQVLHVEGQPTQLLVKWNWPSSWAAEIMHAFPLTFLLRYRPIGSNYWSMLETENTSLKIMDALVGHLHQIQIRAQDALINHSQWSEWSHVVDARPWIGQKPWEEPTESIICCFPSFDTPFPVRTTDKSPDSSLHQNGSLGLLVLLGLFAAVMVAVLLTIIVLLWVRQRKQDNVKKQELTSMVKMKSIPI